Proteins from one Nakamurella multipartita DSM 44233 genomic window:
- a CDS encoding exonuclease SbcCD subunit D, with protein sequence MKFLHTADWHVGKTLKGRSRLDEQRAVIGQIVGYAREHQIDAVLIAGDLYDSSAPTADAQQLVVQALLALRDTGAKVLAIAGNHDSAATFDAYRPLLDAVDITLVGRVRPAARGGVVSFDARSTGERVNVAVLPFLSQRYAVRAAQLVASTPSEMSRDYDAMVREVIDSLAAGFTPDAVSVMMAHLTVVGGTFGGGERAAQSIFEYHVPAVAFPAHAHYVALGHLHRRQTLPAPAPVVYSGAPFAVDFGEQDNTSVVCLVQASPSTPATITDLPITAGRRLRTVHGTAAEIVGRAEEFGDDFLRVIIREPARAGLREEITDVLPNALEVRIDTEFALSITNQAARTDHRDRSPAELFGDFCAARGVADERVQSLFERLHDELTSTGRE encoded by the coding sequence ATGAAGTTCCTGCACACCGCCGACTGGCATGTCGGCAAGACGCTCAAGGGCCGCAGCCGGCTCGACGAGCAGCGCGCGGTGATCGGGCAGATCGTCGGCTACGCCCGCGAGCACCAGATCGACGCCGTGCTCATCGCCGGCGACCTGTACGACTCGTCCGCGCCGACCGCGGACGCCCAGCAGCTCGTCGTGCAGGCCCTGCTGGCTCTGCGCGACACCGGCGCCAAGGTCCTGGCGATCGCCGGGAACCACGACAGCGCAGCCACTTTCGATGCCTACCGGCCCCTGCTGGACGCGGTCGACATCACCCTGGTGGGGCGCGTCCGGCCGGCCGCCCGGGGCGGCGTGGTCAGCTTCGACGCCCGCTCCACCGGCGAGCGGGTCAACGTCGCGGTGCTGCCGTTCCTGTCCCAGCGGTACGCGGTGCGGGCGGCCCAGCTGGTCGCGTCCACGCCGTCGGAGATGTCCCGCGACTACGACGCGATGGTCCGCGAGGTGATCGACAGCCTGGCCGCCGGGTTCACCCCGGACGCGGTCAGCGTGATGATGGCCCACCTGACCGTGGTCGGAGGCACCTTCGGCGGCGGCGAGCGGGCCGCCCAGTCGATTTTCGAATATCACGTGCCGGCGGTGGCCTTCCCGGCCCATGCGCACTACGTCGCGCTGGGCCACCTGCACCGCCGGCAGACCCTGCCGGCGCCCGCGCCGGTGGTCTACAGCGGCGCCCCGTTCGCGGTCGACTTCGGCGAGCAGGACAACACGTCGGTCGTGTGCCTGGTGCAGGCCAGCCCGAGCACCCCGGCGACGATCACCGACCTGCCGATCACCGCGGGCCGGCGGCTGCGCACCGTGCACGGCACGGCGGCCGAGATCGTCGGCCGGGCCGAGGAATTCGGCGATGACTTCCTGAGAGTGATCATCCGGGAGCCGGCCCGGGCCGGCCTGCGGGAGGAGATCACCGACGTCCTGCCCAACGCGCTCGAGGTGCGCATCGACACCGAGTTCGCCCTCTCGATCACCAACCAGGCCGCGCGCACCGATCACCGGGACCGGTCCCCGGCCGAGCTGTTCGGCGACTTCTGCGCGGCCCGCGGGGTCGCCGACGAGCGGGTGCAGTCGCTGTTCGAGCGCCTGCACGACGAGCTGACCAGCACCGGACGGGAGTGA
- a CDS encoding ATP-binding protein, with the protein MATDGSVSIGRVLGIEDATPLQWHVALNEDDYLQLDDVVTTRREVPGVGDVLLAGVVTQVQARHEGASFGSDVFLISDGVLPARIQETAEITTTRVEPECYVPPLPGSPVFRAVGENRDQALYFDQMERKLPVGTAREGSPVYVNLDFLDGSRGAHISISGISGVATKTSYALFLLHSLFRSGVLEARATNTKALVFSVKGEDLLFLDYANRRLDDDLRDKYARVGLPAEPFASAGFYCPPTPDDPTGSPHVTGRTSGVEAFWWTLQEFCAGELLPFVFTDAEDERHQYTMVIHQVAARLRREAEPIGQDGAVKIGMTVCRTYHELVELIVARLTDDDTRAEWAGPVTGAGTINAFIRRLNSSLAPLRTLIRADLPDTGHRSISTINHQVTVVDLHNLRERAQRFVVGVVLAAETARKEAAGPGSLLFTMIDELNKYAPREGNSPIKDVLLDIAERGRSLGIILIGAQQTASEVERRIVSNSSIRVVGRLDAAEAGRPEYGFLPPSQRTRATLAKPGTMFISQPEIPVPLAVEFPFPAWATRQSECGTPPPAPATRPAAPAFSRLPDPDDPPPF; encoded by the coding sequence ATGGCCACCGACGGCAGCGTCTCCATCGGTCGGGTCCTGGGCATCGAGGACGCGACCCCGCTGCAGTGGCATGTCGCCCTGAACGAGGACGACTACCTCCAGCTCGACGACGTGGTCACCACCCGGCGCGAGGTTCCCGGCGTCGGCGACGTGCTGCTGGCCGGGGTGGTCACCCAGGTCCAGGCCCGGCACGAGGGCGCCAGCTTCGGCTCGGACGTGTTCCTGATCAGTGACGGGGTGCTGCCCGCGCGCATCCAGGAGACCGCCGAGATCACCACCACCCGGGTCGAACCCGAGTGCTACGTGCCGCCGCTGCCCGGATCGCCGGTGTTCCGTGCGGTCGGCGAGAACCGTGACCAGGCACTGTATTTCGATCAGATGGAGCGGAAACTGCCGGTCGGTACGGCCCGCGAGGGCTCGCCGGTCTACGTCAACCTGGATTTCCTGGACGGCAGCCGGGGCGCGCACATCTCCATCAGCGGCATCTCCGGGGTGGCGACCAAGACCAGTTACGCCCTGTTCCTGCTGCATTCGCTGTTCCGCTCCGGGGTGCTGGAGGCACGCGCGACCAACACCAAGGCCCTGGTGTTCTCGGTCAAGGGCGAGGACCTGCTGTTCCTGGACTACGCCAACCGCCGGCTGGACGACGACCTGCGCGACAAGTACGCCCGGGTGGGTCTGCCGGCCGAGCCGTTCGCCTCGGCCGGGTTCTACTGCCCGCCGACCCCGGACGATCCGACCGGCAGCCCGCACGTGACCGGCCGGACCAGCGGCGTGGAGGCGTTCTGGTGGACCCTGCAGGAGTTCTGCGCCGGTGAGCTGCTGCCGTTCGTCTTCACCGACGCCGAGGACGAGCGGCACCAGTACACGATGGTGATCCACCAGGTCGCCGCCCGGCTGCGGCGGGAGGCCGAACCGATCGGTCAGGACGGCGCGGTCAAGATCGGCATGACCGTCTGCCGGACGTATCACGAACTGGTCGAGCTGATCGTGGCCCGGCTCACCGACGACGACACCCGCGCCGAATGGGCCGGTCCGGTCACCGGGGCGGGCACCATCAACGCCTTCATCCGGCGGCTCAATTCCTCGCTGGCCCCGCTGCGCACGCTGATCCGGGCCGATCTGCCGGACACCGGGCACCGGTCCATCTCCACGATCAACCATCAGGTGACCGTGGTCGACCTGCACAACCTGCGGGAGCGGGCCCAGCGGTTCGTGGTCGGCGTGGTGCTGGCCGCCGAGACCGCCCGCAAGGAGGCCGCCGGACCGGGCAGCCTGCTGTTCACGATGATCGACGAGCTCAACAAGTACGCCCCCCGGGAGGGCAACAGCCCGATCAAGGACGTGCTGCTGGACATCGCCGAGCGGGGCCGCAGCCTGGGCATCATCCTGATCGGCGCCCAGCAGACGGCCAGCGAGGTGGAGCGCCGGATCGTGTCCAACTCCAGCATCCGGGTGGTCGGGCGGCTGGACGCCGCCGAGGCCGGACGGCCCGAGTACGGGTTCCTGCCGCCCAGCCAACGCACCCGGGCCACCCTGGCCAAACCGGGGACGATGTTCATCTCGCAACCGGAGATCCCGGTGCCACTGGCCGTCGAGTTCCCGTTCCCGGCCTGGGCCACCCGGCAGTCCGAGTGCGGCACCCCACCGCCGGCGCCGGCCACTCGACCGGCAGCGCCCGCGTTCAGCCGGTTGCCCGACCCGGATGATCCCCCGCCGTTCTGA
- a CDS encoding excalibur calcium-binding domain-containing protein, whose amino-acid sequence MATLGSLGVLATAGPVPIAAEPEPPTSSSVSTATDPTAADPASASGEPASPTDAALDTGAITGSPATTATTTATSTAGVFYENCTQVWDAIGRPLNAGEPGYRIELDRDRDGVACEDDPRLATTPVVATPATTTAGTPAATIAVVVVATGPTSSSPTSTGPTSSAAASSSAAAPLAATGLPGDRLLLAGSALILLGASLVIAAGDRRRRPAARRPPRHAP is encoded by the coding sequence GTGGCGACGCTCGGATCGCTGGGTGTCCTGGCCACGGCCGGCCCGGTGCCGATCGCCGCCGAGCCGGAACCGCCAACCAGCTCCTCGGTCAGTACCGCCACCGACCCGACGGCTGCCGATCCCGCGTCGGCCTCCGGTGAGCCGGCGTCACCCACCGACGCGGCCCTGGACACCGGTGCGATCACCGGCTCGCCGGCGACCACAGCGACCACCACGGCGACCAGCACGGCCGGGGTCTTCTACGAGAACTGCACCCAGGTGTGGGACGCGATCGGCCGGCCGTTGAATGCCGGGGAACCCGGCTACCGCATCGAACTGGACCGGGACCGGGACGGCGTCGCCTGCGAGGACGACCCACGGCTCGCCACGACGCCGGTCGTAGCCACGCCGGCCACGACCACCGCAGGCACCCCGGCGGCCACCATCGCCGTCGTGGTCGTGGCCACCGGCCCGACCAGCAGCAGCCCGACCAGCACCGGCCCGACCAGCAGTGCCGCCGCCAGCAGCAGCGCGGCCGCCCCCCTGGCCGCCACCGGACTGCCCGGCGACCGGCTACTGCTGGCCGGCAGCGCGCTGATCCTGCTCGGCGCCAGCCTGGTCATCGCCGCCGGCGACCGGCGTCGGCGACCGGCCGCCCGACGGCCGCCGCGGCACGCGCCGTGA